From the genome of Malus sylvestris chromosome 13, drMalSylv7.2, whole genome shotgun sequence:
TGTTTCCTGGTTAATAATTTGTGGCAATTGTTGTGTTCAGTGATGAATGATTTTGCTGGCCTTAGTGTTGATTCAATGGGTTCGAGTAAAAGAAcgtttttaaatgaaaaatctTCTATGCTTTGGCGTAGAAGATTGTGACACATTTCGAAAATTAGAATGAATCGCTTAGTCAAGGATAATATCCTACCTACTTTAGACTTCTCAGACTTAACAAATTGTATTGAGTGTTTTAAGGGAAAGTTAATAATTTCTAAGAAGAAAACTTCAACTAGAAGTCTAAAGTTGTTGGAGATTATTCATTCAGACGTCTGTGGACCTTTTCCAACCAAAACACTTCATGGAAATGTGTATTTCATGACTTTTACGAATGATTTTTCAAGATTTTCATATCTCTATTAATCTCGGAAGTCTTCTGTATTCAATTGTTTTAAAGTATTCAAAACCAAAGTTGAAAAACAACAAGAAATGTCCATAAAGATCCTAAGGTTAGGGGAGGGGAATACTATGGCAGGTACACAGAGAatactatccacacaccccattttacttctcacacaccctttgataatttctatccgttgatcttcttcaattcatccgatccgacggccgaaaattaaaaatgtgtgtgagaagtaaaataggatgtgtggatatcacattcaTTTTTTGCTACCAGTCCTCAATCATGTTGAGGAGCCACCGGCGGCTTAATACAACTAAGACGAAAAAGTAAGTAAAATATGGAGCTCAACAGCCGCCAGGTAGTAATCAAATTCAAAACCCACCAGTCATCCAATAAAgtgatgaaaattttcaaatcgaTAAAGAATTATTAAAATGGATGTGGGACAATAATATCACAAACATATTATTCTTATTGCGGTTCAGAAAATATATAGTGGAAAGTAGAAATTAAGCTAGGTTCTTATATAAAATTGGCACAACTTTTAGTGGCTGAGCTTTCTGTAAGGTAAGGCCAAACTTCTGATCCATGTTCAAAGTATCCGGTGTAACACCATCTTCCAGCTTCCAATCATCAAACGAGTTAATAAGCGAACCCAACATCAAGCTCAACATTCTCATTGCCAATGGCAATCCAGGGCATATTCTCCTCCCACCACCAAACGGAATAAGCTCAAAGCTCCGGCCTAAAACATCAATCTCCGACCCTAAAAACCTCTCCGGCATAAACGAGTTTGCGTTGTCCCAAACATTGGGGTCTCTCCCTATGGCCCATGCATTGACCAGCACTTGTGCACCCTTTGGTACAATGTACCCGCAGATTTCTACGTCAACTTCGGCTTTTCGGGGAATTAGAAATGGAACAACTGGGTGTAATCTGAAGGTTTCTTTGATTATGGCTTGTAGGTAAGGGAGTTGAGCAATTTGTGATTCCTCAACTGGCTTTCCTTTGCCGATAATTTGCTTCAGCTCTGCTTGAGCTAGGGAAAGTTTTTCCGGGTTGCGTAATAGCTCAGCCATTGCCCATTCCAATGTGGATGAAGTTGTATCTGTGGCCGCACCAAATAGATCCTAATTGACGGAATGTGTAATTAGTACTTTTTATCCAACAATTGTTATTCACGAGATATGAACTCGTATCTGATTGGAATATTGAATGAAGCTGTGTATGAACAACAAAATCTACCTATAACATCTCAACTGATTATTTGATCTATCATCTTAGTAAGTTTAGATGGCACAATACACATCATAAACAAGTAAAAGACTAACAATTACAAAATTAATGATCCAAGTATATAACCATCAAACCAAACGAACATATaatacattttttaaaattttatataaagCAATTAATAATGGAGAAGGGCTTAAAACCTCGAGCGTACAGATAAGCCCAGCTGCCAAGCTATTTTTAATTCAAACAAGGTATCGACAACAATGGAGGTAGAATAGAGTAGAGTAGTGGCAACTAACCAGAAACAGATGCTCAGTTTCATCCATGTCCATATCCTCACTCTTCTCTTCACTGATGTTTATGAGTGTATCCAACATATCATTTGTTATGACATAATCTCGTGATTTTCTTGACTCCAACCTTTGTGTGATCATGCGGTGAAAGAGGTCGATCATCTTCTGGAAGTGATTGGCCAAACGACGCCGTATCCCCATGGGATCAATCTTCTTAAGCACAGGAAAATAGTCAGCCAAGTTTGGCTTCCCAATctcttccataatactccaaaCCAACTCCTTAAACTCTCTAGCCGTCTCGCTCTTCGGGTCTGCCAAGTCCACAGAGAAGACGGTACGCGACATCAAGTTGAGCGTAGTTTTGAAAGCGGCCTTTCCAATATCAACAGCGTTACCTTTCACAACGCTTTCATTGACCTTGGATATGAGTTCCTGCACTTTTATGTGACGGTTGGCTTGGTTGGCGTCAAGAACTTTGTTGGCGAACAGTTGCGAGTTGCATATTTTGCGGAGGTTTCTCCACGCGGCTGAAACGGGTAGCCAAGGCATGCCGTACTTGGCGTGGTCACGAGCTTGGACTGCATTGGGGATGGTTCGGTTGCAAAAGAATTGGTCATGGGTTCGGAGGACCTCCTTAGCCACGGTCGACGAGGAAACTACAACCGTGGTTACTTGTCCGAGATGTAATGTGAAAATGGGACCATAGCGTTGTGAAAGgttagtgagagagagatggggtttGTTCCCAAGCTCCAAGAGATTTCCAATGAAGGGAAATGGTTTTGGTCCAGGTGGAAGCCTAGTGGGAATCGATCTTCCTGCAAATGAATAATAGATAGCATGGACTGAGATCCAGACGACTATAAGAGATAATAGCATGCAACTCAACAAGTCCATCTGATCGTACTCTTTCTTTCCTCTCCTAAGCCTTTATCTTTGGCATGATTGTTGGGGAAAATCAATATATATTCTCGGATAACATCCTTCGTTGAATGACATGgccttattatataaatttcatTATGTtaatccttcaatttttttatctttatttgaAAAGATCAtttctaaaaaaagaaaaaaggaatcaTTTCCTTATATATCAAATAATAGACTTTTCTTGTAAATATCTTACTTAATGACATGgccttattatataaatttcatTATGTtaatccttcaatttttttatctttatttgaAAAGATCAtttctaaaaaaagaaaaaaggaatcaTTTCCTTATATATCAAATAATAGACTTTTCTTGTAAATATCTTACTTAATAGTTACTAGTTAGTATTCACACCGTCAATTTGTTTTAAGATAGTGCATTATCCACACACTCATCTTTACCTTCACAAGCTCCTATTAATTTCTGACAGccagatcaaatgaattgaagaagatcaataaacaaaaattaataatggTGTGTAAGAGATAATAAGAAGTGTGTAAATAACACTACCTTTTGTTATATACATTTGGAAGCATAAAATCTTCGACTCAATTGATTTTTTGTGagaataattttcaaataaaaatagagaaataaaCAGTTTTAGatatttcaatttcaaaatttctaCAATCAAGATAGGTTTGTGCATTTCTTACATGCAAGAAAAATTTTAGTTTGTCAGAAATACAACTTGATATATCAATTGACATAAAATAAGTGATTAGATGTTAAAAGAAatttaaccatttatataagaaCACTTTGTGTACTGAACCAGACACTTTGAAAAGCTTTTCCCCACTTTGTGTACTGGTGCATTACATACCAACATATCTGCCCCTTCATGCAATTAAGGGCCTACATTATTTTCGTCATCGCATACGCATGCACGCGTGTAATAGCTCCATCTGCTTTGTATacaaggaactttaacgaaaacttTTTAGTGCTATTTACTTTAACttatattactattattatACAGACGTGGTTCTTTCATAGCCACACCCACATCTAGTAAATAAAGTGATACTATCTCTTTAGTATTTTGAAGACAGTAAAAAGCCATTATTGTGAACAAACGAGTgctgttttgttttgttatgatAAAGAGGATGTATTTTAAAGTACCTTTAATTTAagtgaattttaatgaaaatttctagtactatttactttaaagaaaaattatatttttatattaaaaagtcaatcctggtattaTTCAATTTACTCTttactttgtcattttcattaaaactcaaaattttcaagtctttttattagttttcttttaatctaATGAATTTAGCGTTAAAAACGAGTGCAATATGCAAAACTCTCTCTACCCATACGTTTGTTGACCAAGAACAATTCATTACTTGTAAGAATTGCTTTTGTGGACTAGGCTTTAAACTCCAGTTGGCGTCCTAGGGATAGATTCTTAAAAGCAACTCCCCCGCTGACGATAATTGTACGGGCTATTAAGCAATTAGTAACTATTGTCTTAGTGAATAGTAATCATTCGAGAATATTTGCACTCCGTTGTAGGGATTTTTAGATCTAGAttaaaaaacatagattgtttTTAGAAGTGAGTCTATTATCAAATTACATGTTTTCATTgctttatactcattttatatttttttaaagtattaaaaacaattatttcTAAAAGGGaataaaataaacattatttttgaaaggaaacaaattaaataaacattatttctaaaactacATCTAAAtaacacactatttctgaaactgaactAAAATAACACACATTATTTCTAGAACTACTACAAAGTGACGCAAACATTTTTGGAATTACTGCAAAATAACCTACATTTTTTCtagaactacaacaaaataacccacactatttttgGAAGAGAACAAAATAAACTCTATTTCTGAAATTACAGCAAAACAACCAACaatatttctgaaactgaaccaaaacaacccacactatttatgaaactacaaTAGTTATAGTACCAGCGTTCGGTTTAAAAATAGATACGGTTCAGTTTAAGACATAGGCATGATTCAATTCTAGATATAATCAATTAGCATGTGTACTTTAAAAATGAATGATTGTAGTGCCATAACGCATCATAATTTCGGGTTCTTTCAGAATTTGTATCACGATTGACACACCTTGACCCTAAAAtcagggcgtgctggccgtcacgtgggcgtgacgtaaccaaaagtgcgacgcggaagcaaaaaggtaaaagaaatacgaaggaataaaaaccaactactagcaataatatccaactaacatgctagagtgagtttaagtgtgaaacacacataatcAGAACATAAGTACTatgtgcagtcaagtaggaccattactaaattacaacacccgaaggtgagtcctacatttaagtagtctgtcagaacgccgtgggaatcctcgtgagccaccaacactgctaactagaacctggaggggcgcaaaacaagattgagtgggtcaataaaacaaagctttttgaaaatatttcatttaataacatttctaacccctcgctgtaaaacctgtatactttcccagaaaaatagtatatatataaccatatataacAACAAATAACTCAAATCAcaagtctttaacacttttcatgaaatatgccatgctatgcttcaaaacataataaggatgcatcaatataacaggtgaaataaggaatcaaccggagaccctgcagctgTCCTGTAcagttaattctatagctcaatatccaatccaaccggagtcaccaactgtgacctgtacggcactactctgcacataaatcggaactacctgaagtagtctgtacgacaagaatggtgtaagaatacgctctagtgcttctctcatcaacagttgtataataatctaaagtcacctacaagtcggaaccacctctaatggtctgtacgacatgcacctacttggatccaagatgagCGTGTGGtacggggtgaataatataagcactaacaccaggggtgcaggttatgagctctcaacataaatcacatcaaacaataactaactcacctgatactcacatgtgcgtccacaacaccatttcacatatatgcatcaaatactagttcatatatttcatataatatgtatgcatggcattttaaaacatacttccatttaaattaaatttctaGGAAAagtcagtagtatataggtatatacagaaaataactgcccactcaccggtatgtcgaagggtcgtaacccccgtgacgaccttaaatgcgctcgtcctcagaataggtctcacctaaatgcgaaacaactataaaaacgttattttaaagcacataaccaacaatacgtaataacttctcatacgatgctcaattttggtatatgaatataccacagtgacctactcgacgtcacggacgtcgagatatttttagaaaaaaatttcaacgccgcacgcgcccccacgcacgTCATCCCCTACCTCAAGACGCTGGAAAATCTCGCAGGCGCCGGAAAACCTGCAAATGCCCTTTTCTCGCTCGATTTTGCACCATTTTCC
Proteins encoded in this window:
- the LOC126595567 gene encoding geraniol 8-hydroxylase-like, giving the protein MDLLSCMLLSLIVVWISVHAIYYSFAGRSIPTRLPPGPKPFPFIGNLLELGNKPHLSLTNLSQRYGPIFTLHLGQVTTVVVSSSTVAKEVLRTHDQFFCNRTIPNAVQARDHAKYGMPWLPVSAAWRNLRKICNSQLFANKVLDANQANRHIKVQELISKVNESVVKGNAVDIGKAAFKTTLNLMSRTVFSVDLADPKSETAREFKELVWSIMEEIGKPNLADYFPVLKKIDPMGIRRRLANHFQKMIDLFHRMITQRLESRKSRDYVITNDMLDTLINISEEKSEDMDMDETEHLFLDLFGAATDTTSSTLEWAMAELLRNPEKLSLAQAELKQIIGKGKPVEESQIAQLPYLQAIIKETFRLHPVVPFLIPRKAEVDVEICGYIVPKGAQVLVNAWAIGRDPNVWDNANSFMPERFLGSEIDVLGRSFELIPFGGGRRICPGLPLAMRMLSLMLGSLINSFDDWKLEDGVTPDTLNMDQKFGLTLQKAQPLKVVPILYKNLA